The following coding sequences lie in one Equus przewalskii isolate Varuska chromosome 25, EquPr2, whole genome shotgun sequence genomic window:
- the LOC103543173 gene encoding olfactory receptor 2T33-like — MEKRNTTSDFILLGLFKHTGPHLFLFMVVLTMAIASLMGNALMLLLIYWDPQLHIPMYFLLSQLSLMDVMLVATIVPKMAADYLTGKKSISPAGCGLQIFVSLTLGGGESFLLAAMSYDRYVAVCHPLRYPVLMSQQLCLRMTLGSWFLGAADGLMQAAATLSFPFCGTHEIDHFFCEAPMLVRLACADTSVFENVMYVCCVLMLLVPFSLILTSYSFIITAVLQMRSREACKKAFVTCSSHLAVVGLFYGAAIFTYMRPKSYRSAKLAKVVSAFYTIFTPVLNPLIYSLRNSEVKGALKKVAGLGNV, encoded by the coding sequence ATGGAGAAGAGAAACACAACCTCAGACTTCATTCTTCTAGGACTCTTTAAACACACAGGACCCCACCTCTTTCTCTTCATGGTGGTGCTGACAATGGCCATTGCTTCTCTGATGGGCAATGCCCTCATGCTTCTCCTGATTTACTGGGACCCCCAGCTCCACATACCCATGTACTTCCTACTGAGCCAACTCTCCCTCATGGATGTGATGCTGGTTGCCACCATCGTGCCCAAAATGGCTGCTGACTACTTGACTGGCAAGAAGTCCATCTCCCCTGCTGGTTGTGGGCTGCAGATCTTTGTTTCACTCACTCTGGGTGGTGGGGAGAGTTTCCTTTTAGCAGCCATGTCCTATGACCGTTACGTGGCTGTTTGCCATCCACTGAGATATCCTGTCCTCATGAGCCAGCAATTATGCCTGAGAATGACTTTGGGGTCTTGGTTCCTGGGGGCAGCTGATGGGCTCATGCAGGCTGCTGCTACCCTGAGCTTCCCATTTTGCGGCACACATGAGATCGATCATTTCTTCTGTGAGGCCCCCATGCTAGTGCGCTTGGCTTGTGCTGACACATCAGTCTTCGAAAATGTAATGTACGTCTGCTGTGTGTTAATGCTTCTGGTCCCCTTTTCCCTCATCCTGACCTCCTACAGTTTTATCATCACAGCTGTTCTCCAGATGCGTTCTAGAGAAGCCTGCAAGAAGGCTTTTGTCACCTGCTCCTCACATTTGGCTGTGGTGGGACTCTTTTATGGAGCTGCCATTTTCACCTACATGAGACCCAAATCCTACAGGTCAGCTAAACTTGCTAAGGTCGTGTCAGCATTCTACACTATCTTCACCCCTGTGCTGAACCCCCTCATCTACAGTCTGAGGAACAGCGAGGTCAAGGGGGCCCTGAAAAAGGTGGCTGGGCTGGGAAATgtgtaa